A genomic segment from Brevundimonas sp. SORGH_AS_0993 encodes:
- a CDS encoding glycoside hydrolase family 5 protein translates to MRPFPVSRALVRLALLALAPLSLISLSLVSVAPAWAAAPAAVTAAQNPTAREAADAMGKGFNLGQMFDNTQHPATLATARPKIDAYYARGFRVVRIPVTWTEDVDGSTLADPQTGRVDRNAPRLKALKAVVDYALAQPGLYVVLNVHHEKRLKQDGRADVLEQLWTDIADLFGDRDHRLIFEILNEPHLEGGTPMAPEMVREMSGRAYQRIRARDARRIVVIGGNQWFGADEMARTWPDLKAVGDGADPYVMATFHHYNPWTFAGDNQGDYADPWTEEDMQKPMQTMADWATTVGKGMPVFIGEWGVGWHSTLATMNCNNVRLWYARFHAAHAAPMHMPTAVWDDGGWFQLFDHARNRFGDNLVDCIGGECAWSGTERFNPDCY, encoded by the coding sequence ATGCGACCGTTCCCTGTTTCCCGCGCCCTGGTGCGGCTGGCGCTTCTGGCGCTCGCCCCCCTGTCGTTGATCTCCCTGTCGTTGGTTTCCGTGGCGCCCGCCTGGGCCGCAGCGCCGGCGGCCGTGACTGCCGCCCAGAACCCCACCGCGCGCGAGGCCGCCGACGCCATGGGCAAGGGCTTCAACCTGGGCCAGATGTTCGACAACACCCAGCATCCCGCGACACTGGCGACGGCCCGGCCCAAGATCGACGCCTATTATGCGCGCGGCTTCCGCGTCGTGCGCATCCCCGTCACCTGGACCGAAGACGTCGATGGCTCGACCCTGGCCGACCCCCAGACCGGGCGCGTCGATCGCAATGCGCCACGCCTGAAGGCGTTGAAGGCGGTCGTCGATTACGCCCTGGCCCAGCCCGGCCTCTACGTCGTGCTGAACGTTCACCACGAAAAGCGGCTGAAGCAGGACGGCCGCGCCGACGTTCTGGAACAGCTATGGACCGACATCGCCGACCTCTTCGGCGACCGCGACCACCGACTGATCTTCGAAATCCTTAACGAGCCCCATCTGGAGGGCGGCACGCCCATGGCGCCGGAAATGGTGCGTGAGATGTCGGGTCGCGCCTATCAGCGCATCCGCGCGCGCGACGCCCGCCGCATCGTGGTGATCGGCGGCAATCAGTGGTTCGGCGCCGACGAAATGGCCCGCACCTGGCCCGATCTGAAGGCGGTCGGCGACGGGGCCGACCCCTATGTCATGGCCACCTTCCACCACTACAATCCCTGGACCTTCGCCGGCGACAATCAGGGCGACTACGCCGATCCCTGGACTGAGGAGGATATGCAAAAGCCCATGCAGACCATGGCCGACTGGGCCACGACCGTGGGCAAGGGCATGCCGGTCTTCATCGGCGAATGGGGCGTGGGCTGGCACAGCACGCTGGCGACCATGAACTGCAACAATGTGCGCCTGTGGTATGCGCGTTTCCACGCCGCCCACGCCGCACCGATGCATATGCCCACCGCCGTCTGGGACGACGGCGGCTGGTTCCAGTTGTTCGACCACGCCCGTAACCGCTTCGGCGACAATCTGGTCGACTGCATCGGCGGCGAATGCGCCTGGTCGGGAACCGAGCGTTTCAACCCCGACTGCTACTGA